One segment of Theobroma cacao cultivar B97-61/B2 chromosome 9, Criollo_cocoa_genome_V2, whole genome shotgun sequence DNA contains the following:
- the LOC108663234 gene encoding uncharacterized protein At2g29880-like: MSTSSALASHGSKGTKRKWNYHEDVSLISTLTDLHNIGKYNADSGFRRGYLIELENMLAIKLPNANLKVKPRIESRIKALKKEWVIIYDMVQGTHTSGFGWDDQRNMVVADDPVWESYIQSHKEATPFRRKSFLFLNELSIIYARDRAIGKYAPTAADILEEMQDCNDTINEKTEGENLVRYNFDDEDFSNIQPQTSAPRSETTSATKRKRLNETSDPITSESIIAAATILGENIEEAGISFNKSVGAKMNIQQKAQELDGILSQVEGLTARERVLALIKLLKSLTLMFVFFSIDPNQRLEWLRTILANR; encoded by the exons ATGTCCACATCTTCAGCCCTAGCTTCTCATGGTTCAAAAGgaaccaaaagaaaatggaattatcATGAAGATGTTTCACTTATTTCAACTTTGACTGATTTGCACAATATAGGAAAATACAATGCTGACAGTGGTTTTAGAAGGGGTTATTTAATAGAACTTGAAAATATGCTTGCaataaaattaccaaatgcaAACTTGAAGGTGAAGCCCCGCATAGAGTCTAGAATAAAGGCTTTAAAAAAAGAGTGGGttattatatatgatatgGTGCAAGGGACACATACTAGTGGATTTGGGTGGGATGATCAAAGGAACATGGTTGTTGCTGATGATCCTGTATGGGAATCTTACATACAG aGTCACAAGGAGGCTACCCCTTTTAGAAGAaagagttttcttttcttaaatgaGCTTAGTATTATTTATGCAAGAGATCGTGCAATAGGAAAATATGCACCAACTGCAGCAGATATCCTCGAAGAAATGCAGGACTGTAATGATACAATAAATGAGAAAACTGAAGGTGAAAACCTAGTTAGATATAATTTCGACGATGAGGATTTCTCCAATATTCAACCTCAAACATCAGCTCCTAGAAGTGAAACAACTTCAGCAACGAAAAGGAAAAGGCTAAATGAGACAAGTGATCCTATTACATCCGAATCAATTATTGCTGCTGCCACGATATTGGGTGAAAACATAGAAGAGGCTGGAATTTCGTTTAACAAAAGTGTTGGGGCAAAGATGAATATCCAACAAAAGGCTCAAGAGTTAGATGGGATTTTAAGTCAAGTAGAGGGATTGACAGCGAGGGAAAGGGTTCTTGCTTTAATTAAACTTCTTAAATCTCTAACTCTTATGTTCGTGTTTTTTAGTATTGATCCTAACCAAAGACTTGAATGGCTGAGGACAATTCTTGCTAACCGTTAA